In the Bacillus shivajii genome, one interval contains:
- a CDS encoding flotillin family protein: MLENIVFAIVLFIVVPILAIAGIVAFITFKIRYKTARSNEALIITGPKLGDPEKDNRIFTDENGRSLKIIRGGGIYLRVFQTCTPVDLNSFQIKITTPKVYTAQGVPVIADAIASVKISDSLHGIANYAEQFLGKKDKEIQDEVSKVLGTNLRAILSKLSVEKINNDREAFNIEVRDIAQHELDNMGFTITSFGLDDLRDADEENGYLDNLGRPRIAEIRKKADMAESDAEKETRMYKAKNDQEAQEEENIRLSAIAESRKEKDIKEARIKEETERARARSEQSYHLEQAQLNQKVKEEEMKIQYIERQRQVELEEEEQKRRKTQADANAYDIEAKARAEAEKARIDGETRAKIEREKGAAQASIEREQGLAQAEVIREQGRAEAEAKELMAEAMEKYGEAAVMEMFIKMLPEYAREVSQPLSNISEMKVIDMGGNSSQGGASSVANNVTKTMAGIQESLKESTGMDLKAMLESYTGVVQPTSSKGEEASAKEEASSTEKESEESDNKES, encoded by the coding sequence ATGCTAGAGAACATTGTTTTTGCGATTGTGTTGTTTATCGTCGTACCTATTCTTGCAATCGCCGGTATCGTTGCATTTATTACTTTTAAGATTCGTTACAAGACAGCAAGATCGAACGAAGCACTCATTATTACCGGGCCGAAACTTGGTGACCCAGAGAAAGACAATCGGATTTTCACCGATGAAAATGGTCGTAGTTTAAAGATCATCCGTGGTGGCGGGATATACTTACGCGTATTCCAAACGTGTACGCCTGTTGACCTCAACTCATTCCAGATCAAAATCACAACACCGAAAGTATACACAGCACAAGGTGTACCGGTCATTGCAGATGCAATTGCTTCGGTAAAAATTTCAGATTCATTGCACGGAATTGCAAATTACGCCGAACAGTTTTTAGGGAAGAAGGATAAAGAAATTCAAGATGAAGTATCGAAAGTTCTCGGTACGAACCTTCGCGCGATTTTATCAAAACTATCTGTTGAAAAAATCAATAATGACCGTGAAGCATTCAACATCGAGGTACGTGATATTGCCCAGCACGAACTTGATAACATGGGCTTTACCATTACATCATTTGGTCTAGATGACCTTCGGGATGCAGATGAAGAAAATGGATACTTAGATAACTTGGGGCGTCCTCGTATCGCTGAAATTCGTAAAAAAGCCGACATGGCTGAGTCCGATGCAGAAAAAGAAACGAGAATGTACAAAGCGAAAAACGATCAGGAAGCACAAGAAGAAGAAAATATTAGACTTAGTGCGATCGCTGAATCTCGCAAAGAAAAAGATATTAAAGAAGCACGCATTAAAGAGGAAACAGAACGAGCTCGTGCCCGTTCGGAGCAGTCCTACCACCTCGAGCAAGCGCAATTGAATCAAAAAGTTAAAGAAGAAGAAATGAAGATTCAATACATTGAGCGTCAACGCCAAGTTGAACTCGAGGAAGAAGAGCAAAAGCGTCGTAAAACACAAGCGGATGCAAATGCATATGACATTGAAGCCAAAGCACGCGCAGAAGCAGAGAAAGCTCGCATTGATGGAGAAACGAGAGCGAAAATCGAACGTGAAAAAGGTGCTGCTCAAGCATCCATTGAACGTGAACAAGGTCTTGCACAAGCAGAAGTTATCCGTGAACAAGGTCGTGCCGAAGCAGAGGCAAAAGAACTCATGGCCGAAGCAATGGAAAAATACGGAGAAGCAGCAGTTATGGAAATGTTCATCAAGATGCTGCCTGAATATGCTCGTGAAGTATCTCAACCACTCTCAAACATTAGTGAGATGAAAGTGATCGACATGGGAGGAAATAGCTCTCAAGGCGGTGCATCTAGTGTTGCCAATAACGTGACAAAAACGATGGCCGGTATTCAAGAAAGCTTGAAAGAATCCACTGGCATGGACTTAAAAGCAATGCTCGAAAGCTACACTGGGGTCGTACAACCAACTAGTAGTAAAGGTGAAGAAGCAAGCGCGAAAGAAGAGGC
- a CDS encoding MMPL family transporter — MKKLSKLTSKRKYVWITILLWVIVAGALSAAPSANDYTINTGANDLPSDAASVIADEKIQAYFPDDDGLLALLVFTSVDTWNEDSWEQVSEVSEWIADEGNVPFVDAVVPFHQFPDHVKDAFLSESGETMVLPAVLKNGLEMEEINETIVAIDTFGNDNLEGGHLHITGSAGIASDTIAIFSNADLVLLFSTIALVLILLIIIYRSPLLALLPLIAAVFVYQVVDRVLGILAANGVFTIEAQTLSIVMILLFGATTDYSLFIFSRYREELRVIENKYEAMSRAVQGVASPIFYSGGTVFAAMLVLLLAHYGPYENFAPTFAITIAFVLLAGLTLIPALFTAVGRRAFWPSIPRVGEETLKKNRFWSNVGNLVTKKPWVSGGIVLIFLLINALNVPSIQYSFNLINSFPEDMGSRVGFEKLEESFPTGELAPVTVLLEHDDEFTFNEEQIDNLESLQSNLVATDGVYEVNLPDLEDNEEYDNALSFELLLDGNPFDHAALDTLDYLNHEKEDFLELSGLSPETYNLYFSGETAKQADVRSLNDRDTIVVSLVVTIVILAMLMWHTNSLVAPIYMMATILVSYLSALGLSWFIFENFFGFEGMSYRIPLYAFVFLVALGVDYNIMLISRIREETNQFSIKHAVQRGVALTGGVISSAGLILAATFAVLMTQPILELFMFGFIVSIGILIDAFLVRGMLVPAIVTLLGKWNWWPQRKKQYVKER, encoded by the coding sequence ATGAAAAAACTTTCAAAACTTACATCAAAACGAAAATATGTATGGATCACAATTTTACTTTGGGTCATTGTCGCTGGAGCCTTAAGTGCCGCACCATCTGCAAATGATTATACAATTAACACTGGTGCAAATGACCTCCCTAGTGATGCTGCGTCCGTTATCGCAGATGAAAAAATTCAAGCCTACTTCCCAGATGACGACGGTTTACTTGCTTTACTCGTTTTCACCTCTGTTGATACTTGGAATGAGGACAGTTGGGAGCAAGTTAGTGAAGTAAGCGAATGGATTGCTGATGAAGGGAACGTCCCATTTGTTGACGCCGTTGTTCCTTTTCACCAGTTCCCAGACCATGTGAAGGACGCTTTCCTTTCTGAAAGTGGCGAAACAATGGTCCTTCCTGCGGTTTTGAAAAATGGTCTCGAAATGGAAGAAATTAATGAAACAATTGTTGCGATCGATACGTTCGGTAATGACAATTTAGAAGGTGGCCATTTACATATAACAGGATCGGCTGGTATTGCCTCTGACACGATTGCAATCTTCTCAAACGCTGATCTCGTATTACTCTTTTCAACGATCGCGCTTGTTCTTATTTTATTAATTATCATTTATCGCTCACCGTTACTGGCACTATTACCACTCATTGCTGCAGTGTTTGTTTATCAAGTTGTCGATCGTGTTCTTGGTATACTTGCAGCAAACGGCGTTTTTACGATTGAAGCGCAAACATTATCCATTGTGATGATTTTATTATTTGGAGCAACAACAGATTACAGCTTGTTTATTTTCTCTCGGTATCGCGAGGAGCTTAGAGTCATTGAAAACAAATATGAAGCGATGAGCCGTGCTGTTCAAGGTGTTGCAAGTCCGATCTTTTATAGTGGTGGAACCGTTTTTGCTGCGATGCTCGTCTTGTTACTCGCTCATTACGGCCCTTATGAAAACTTTGCTCCGACATTTGCCATTACGATAGCCTTTGTCCTTCTTGCTGGATTAACGTTAATTCCAGCACTGTTTACAGCTGTTGGACGTAGAGCATTTTGGCCGTCGATTCCAAGAGTTGGCGAAGAAACATTAAAGAAAAATCGTTTTTGGAGCAATGTTGGGAACCTCGTTACGAAAAAGCCATGGGTATCTGGGGGCATTGTGCTCATTTTCCTTTTAATTAACGCGTTAAATGTTCCTTCCATTCAATATTCATTTAACTTAATTAACTCGTTCCCTGAGGATATGGGTTCTCGTGTTGGTTTTGAAAAATTAGAAGAAAGTTTTCCAACAGGGGAGTTAGCTCCTGTCACTGTGTTACTTGAACATGACGATGAGTTCACCTTCAACGAAGAGCAGATTGACAACTTGGAGTCCTTACAATCCAATCTCGTTGCAACAGATGGGGTTTATGAAGTGAATTTACCAGACCTTGAAGATAACGAGGAATACGACAATGCGCTAAGCTTCGAACTTCTCTTAGATGGAAATCCATTTGATCATGCAGCACTCGATACATTGGATTACTTAAATCACGAAAAAGAGGATTTCTTAGAATTAAGCGGTCTGTCGCCTGAGACGTACAACCTTTATTTTTCAGGTGAAACAGCAAAACAAGCAGACGTTCGCTCTTTAAATGATCGAGATACGATCGTGGTTTCCCTCGTTGTTACGATCGTGATTCTTGCCATGCTCATGTGGCATACGAATTCACTTGTCGCGCCAATTTATATGATGGCAACGATTCTTGTCTCTTACTTATCAGCTCTTGGATTAAGCTGGTTTATCTTTGAAAACTTCTTCGGGTTTGAAGGGATGAGTTACCGCATCCCACTCTATGCTTTCGTCTTCCTCGTTGCATTAGGGGTCGATTACAACATTATGCTTATCTCACGTATTCGAGAAGAGACGAATCAATTTTCCATCAAACATGCCGTTCAACGCGGTGTTGCTTTAACCGGTGGGGTCATTTCATCAGCTGGTCTCATTCTCGCCGCCACATTTGCGGTTCTAATGACACAGCCAATCTTGGAACTATTTATGTTCGGTTTCATCGTTAGTATTGGGATTTTAATCGATGCTTTTCTAGTGCGTGGAATGCTTGTTCCAGCAATAGTGACGTTACTTGGCAAGTGGAATTGGTGGCCGCAACGTAAAAAACAATATGTAAAAGAACGGTAA
- a CDS encoding GyrI-like domain-containing protein, whose product MTCELVKKGFNAIGFKNSCCFKDYPLEIPKTFSKLMEIAHEIPHEEGVTVAFYGPGEPPAPDVVGTYYATVLVDDTSPLPEGMSSVMIPARKFMRMTHKGEIHKIRETYDELDAWIAEQGYEHEYDWIVEVYGEKFSPTCPDSELDIYMPIK is encoded by the coding sequence GTGACGTGTGAACTTGTAAAAAAAGGTTTCAATGCGATCGGATTTAAGAATTCTTGTTGTTTTAAGGATTACCCTTTAGAAATACCAAAAACATTCTCAAAGCTAATGGAAATCGCTCATGAAATACCGCACGAAGAAGGTGTGACGGTGGCTTTTTATGGACCTGGCGAACCGCCTGCCCCCGATGTGGTTGGCACTTACTATGCAACGGTTCTAGTGGATGATACGTCGCCTCTACCAGAAGGAATGTCGTCGGTGATGATACCAGCACGGAAGTTCATGCGTATGACTCATAAAGGCGAAATCCATAAAATAAGGGAAACATACGATGAATTGGATGCATGGATCGCTGAACAAGGGTACGAACATGAATACGACTGGATTGTCGAAGTGTATGGGGAAAAATTTAGTCCAACTTGTCCAGACAGTGAATTGGACATTTATATGCCGATAAAATAA
- a CDS encoding DUF6254 family protein, protein MTQSKGQKERQFRKRKNAQNPHGKVKSLKQISEETPKE, encoded by the coding sequence GTGACACAATCAAAAGGACAAAAGGAAAGACAATTTAGAAAGCGTAAAAATGCCCAGAATCCTCATGGAAAAGTAAAATCATTAAAGCAGATTTCAGAGGAGACACCGAAAGAGTAA
- a CDS encoding DUF2179 domain-containing protein produces the protein MLNIILIFMLQIILVPLLTLRIIFVVKNRTGMATGFGFLEALVYVFGLSIVLSGDQNIYEMLTYALGFGVGIYLGGLIENKLAIGYSNLAVNLINLNEELVETLRSQGFGVTIFEGKGRDGIRYHLQILTARNREDEVIAIIESYEPKAFIISYEPRKFRGGYLVKGMKKSLK, from the coding sequence ATGTTAAATATCATCTTAATTTTTATGCTACAAATTATTTTAGTTCCGCTCTTAACATTAAGGATCATTTTTGTTGTTAAAAACAGGACAGGGATGGCAACAGGTTTCGGTTTTTTAGAAGCTTTAGTTTATGTATTTGGTTTGTCGATTGTATTAAGTGGGGATCAAAATATATACGAAATGCTCACTTATGCGCTTGGTTTTGGCGTTGGTATTTATTTAGGGGGACTCATTGAGAATAAATTGGCGATTGGTTACTCAAATTTAGCTGTGAATTTAATAAACCTAAATGAAGAGCTTGTTGAAACGTTACGCAGTCAAGGATTTGGTGTGACAATTTTTGAAGGGAAAGGTAGAGACGGTATTCGGTATCATTTGCAAATCTTGACCGCGCGTAACCGGGAGGATGAAGTGATTGCAATTATTGAAAGTTATGAGCCAAAAGCATTTATCATTTCATATGAACCACGGAAATTTAGAGGTGGTTATCTCGTGAAAGGGATGAAAAAGAGTTTAAAATGA
- the mgtE gene encoding magnesium transporter: protein MNRLNEEAREAYFEEIFRTIKNQQKETFREKFLELHPTDQMELFQTLYKEKRAYVYQYLSAEELADIFQGLDVDMQKQVIDEIDKTYAAKMFNFMQADDAADFLSEIDDQNAKEILSAMEKVEADEVIELLSYPPQTAGAIMTKEYIAIKATDTVSEVMDHLRKLGPDAETIYYLYVVNEKDKLIGVISLRDLITAPLDETVVNLMSTQIVTIEAHTDQEEVAKIIKDYDFIAAPVVTTTNELIGIVTVDDVMDVLEEETDEDFGEISATKGATDVNISSFTAAKKRSPWIIMLMFFGLITAGVIGQFEETLEEIVLLAVFIPLIMDSAGNTGTQSLAVMVRSLATGTFEKKGLMHTVRREFGTGLMLGLICAVVLMILVPIIYGSFLLAFIVGVSLFLTLSIATIIGAVVPVAINKLKLDPAIASGPFITTVNDILGLLIYFTIATSLLQYL from the coding sequence ATGAATCGACTAAATGAAGAGGCTCGTGAAGCTTACTTTGAAGAGATTTTTCGAACGATCAAAAACCAACAAAAAGAAACATTCCGTGAAAAGTTTCTTGAATTACACCCAACAGATCAAATGGAACTTTTCCAAACGCTGTACAAGGAAAAAAGGGCTTACGTTTATCAATATTTAAGTGCTGAGGAGCTAGCGGATATTTTCCAAGGCTTAGACGTTGATATGCAAAAGCAAGTCATTGATGAGATTGATAAAACGTATGCGGCAAAAATGTTTAACTTCATGCAAGCAGATGACGCAGCAGATTTTCTAAGTGAAATCGATGATCAAAATGCAAAAGAAATTTTAAGTGCAATGGAAAAAGTCGAAGCAGATGAAGTTATCGAACTTCTTTCTTACCCACCGCAAACTGCTGGGGCTATTATGACGAAGGAGTATATCGCCATTAAAGCAACAGATACAGTTTCAGAGGTGATGGACCATCTACGAAAGTTAGGTCCTGATGCGGAGACGATCTATTATCTTTATGTTGTAAATGAAAAAGATAAATTGATTGGTGTTATCTCGTTGCGTGATTTAATTACGGCACCATTAGATGAAACAGTCGTCAATTTAATGAGTACACAAATTGTTACAATCGAAGCGCATACTGACCAAGAGGAAGTTGCAAAAATCATCAAAGATTATGATTTCATTGCAGCACCTGTTGTGACAACGACAAATGAGTTAATCGGGATCGTTACGGTTGATGATGTCATGGACGTCTTAGAAGAAGAAACAGATGAGGACTTTGGAGAGATCTCTGCAACAAAAGGAGCTACAGATGTTAATATCAGTTCGTTCACTGCTGCGAAGAAGCGTTCTCCATGGATCATCATGCTTATGTTCTTCGGATTGATTACGGCAGGGGTCATTGGACAATTTGAAGAGACCCTTGAGGAAATTGTATTACTTGCTGTGTTTATTCCACTGATCATGGACTCAGCTGGTAACACCGGTACGCAGTCACTCGCTGTTATGGTACGTTCTTTAGCAACAGGGACATTTGAAAAGAAAGGTCTCATGCATACGGTAAGACGAGAATTTGGAACAGGGCTCATGCTAGGGTTAATATGTGCCGTTGTCTTAATGATTTTAGTTCCTATTATTTATGGAAGCTTTTTACTAGCTTTTATCGTTGGTGTTTCACTTTTCTTAACACTAAGTATTGCAACGATCATTGGAGCTGTTGTACCAGTAGCAATTAATAAATTGAAGTTAGATCCGGCAATTGCTTCAGGTCCTTTCATTACAACAGTAAATGATATTTTAGGTTTATTAATTTATTTCACGATTGCAACGTCACTTTTGCAGTATTTATAA
- a CDS encoding sigma-70 family RNA polymerase sigma factor yields the protein MLHGNDHAYRMLVEKYRTFIFQTAFGVLRNEKDAEDAAQEVFIKIYSSLPNYEGKGLKTWMARITVNHSIDIKRKQERRKEEVTEDIGLQLVTASRETAEGAYFNRELQEGVRERVNELPINYRLVVYGYYIEEKSFRQLAEEQGINEKSVRVKLHRARKWMREHWKEEDFS from the coding sequence GTGTTACATGGCAATGACCATGCTTACCGAATGCTTGTTGAGAAGTATCGTACGTTTATTTTTCAAACGGCATTCGGGGTGCTCAGAAATGAGAAAGATGCAGAAGATGCAGCACAAGAAGTATTTATCAAGATTTATTCGTCTCTCCCTAACTACGAAGGAAAAGGATTGAAAACATGGATGGCTAGGATCACTGTCAACCATTCGATTGATATAAAACGAAAACAGGAGAGGCGAAAGGAAGAAGTAACAGAAGACATCGGACTGCAACTCGTTACAGCTTCACGAGAAACGGCTGAAGGTGCTTACTTTAACCGAGAATTACAAGAAGGTGTTCGGGAGCGGGTCAATGAGCTTCCAATTAACTATCGGCTTGTTGTTTACGGCTACTATATAGAAGAAAAAAGCTTTCGTCAGCTAGCAGAAGAGCAAGGGATAAATGAGAAGTCGGTACGGGTGAAGCTGCATCGTGCAAGAAAGTGGATGAGAGAACATTGGAAGGAGGAGGATTTTTCATGA
- a CDS encoding anti-sigma factor family protein produces MKHRSKGEWLKFVNGELPDETRQEFEDHLFTCDACMNLYIEAIEESSRNLPSVNNEKAFTDSVMSKVETDFSSSNVTEQEKTNRPFYQKTAFHYVVAASLTIVLMSSGVFQSITSYVDDLQRSTLSEESPSITAQILDRAFSKANEGGVDNE; encoded by the coding sequence ATGAAGCATCGTTCAAAAGGTGAATGGCTGAAATTTGTAAATGGTGAATTACCTGATGAGACGAGACAGGAGTTTGAAGATCACTTGTTTACTTGTGATGCGTGTATGAATCTTTATATAGAAGCGATCGAAGAATCTAGTAGAAACCTTCCAAGTGTTAATAATGAGAAAGCTTTTACAGATTCAGTGATGAGTAAGGTCGAGACCGATTTCTCTTCTTCAAACGTAACCGAGCAGGAAAAAACAAATCGGCCATTTTATCAAAAAACAGCATTTCATTATGTAGTCGCTGCTTCATTAACGATCGTGCTCATGTCGTCAGGGGTTTTTCAGTCGATCACCAGCTATGTGGACGATCTTCAACGGTCGACACTTTCTGAAGAATCACCTTCGATTACTGCACAAATTCTTGACCGAGCGTTTTCAAAAGCAAATGAAGGAGGAGTAGACAATGAATAA